In Zea mays cultivar B73 chromosome 7, Zm-B73-REFERENCE-NAM-5.0, whole genome shotgun sequence, the following proteins share a genomic window:
- the LOC100279098 gene encoding uncharacterized protein LOC100279098: MAMVQPADTAVKANEILARFRPIAPKPTLAAAAAAAAAPVAQAAAEGVVAANRVLCHLQSRPCRARKRGRPTVVPVSPKSGAQPPAKRRRASTPYPPLRCAAATTGAHVSAVVPGSARLPPASAGVEDIAKAAAAAATEEGRDVPVERDLLRKLLEPRVISPRAVRPVWSAIHVGCIHRTDDAACTDAAVSKTAVQVEAELEVDALPAVVSDSGNRVRLVNDAYKEMVGQPECPWLDAVAATSRRISGEVALVVADRSSLPDSYGAFTCTAKIEWEDDGKVTSIAAPCDVSRLQCESRDYLFAWRFRTAAADADASVGHSSEEISES, translated from the coding sequence ATGGCCATGGTGCAGCCGGCGGACACGGCCGTCAAGGCCAACGAGATCCTGGCGCGGTTCCGGCCCATCGCGCCCAAGCCCACACTGgcagcagccgccgccgccgccgcggcgcccGTGGCGCAGGCCGCGGCCGAGGGCGTCGTGGCCGCGAACCGCGTGCTGTGCCATCTGCAGAGCAGGCCGTGCCGCGCGCGCAAGCGCGGCCGCCCCACCGTCGTGCCGGTGTCGCCCAAGTCGGGCGCGCAGCCGCCCGCGAAGCGGAGGAGAGCCTCTACGCCGTACCCGCCTCTCCGGTGCGCGGCGGCGACCACGGGGGCGCATGTGTCCGCGGTCGTCCCAGGCAGTGCGCGTCTCCCACCGGCGAGTGCGGGTGTCGAAGACATCgcgaaggcggcggcggcggcggcgacagaGGAGGGGAGGGACGTCCCCGTGGAGCGCGACCTGCTGCGGAAGCTGCTGGAGCCCAGGGTCATATCGCCGCGGGCGGTGCGCCCGGTGTGGTCTGCCATCCACGTCGGGTGCATCCACCGCACCGACGACGCGGCCTGCACCGACGCCGCCGTCTCGAAGACGGCGGTTCAGGTGGAGGCGGAGCTGGAGGTCGACGCGCTCCCGGCGGTGGTCTCCGACTCAGGCAACCGCGTCCGGCTCGTGAACGACGCGTACAAGGAGATGGTGGGGCAGCCCGAGTGCCCGTGGCTCGACGCCGTGGCTGCCACGTCGAGGAGGATCAGCGGGGAGGTGGCGCTGGTGGTAGCGGACCGGTCCTCTCTGCCGGACTCGTACGGGGCGTTCACATGCACGGCAAAGATCGAGTGGGAGGACGACGGGAAGGTCACCTCCATCGCTGCACCCTGCGACGTCAGCCGGCTGCAGTGCGAGTCCAGGGATTACCTCTTCGCCTGGAGGTTCcgcaccgccgccgccgacgccgaCGCATCCGTTGGACACAGCTCCGAGGAGATTAGTGAGAGTTAG